The genomic region GATAATGAGATAGAATGGTTTTTTGGAGGAGAAAAATTGAAAAGATCGGCGATTTCTATAGCCGAATATTTTGACTTAGTTGAATCTGTTTCTCTGGATAAAAAGCGTCCTCCCTATCTGGGAAATATTGCTTTTAATGACCCTTTAGCAAAACCTCATCTCGATCGGATTCGGTCTGATATTCAATTTCCAAATTATTTTCCTAAATATTATCAACTTGATTTACGTCTTTGGATTAGTGCATTAGGACAAAAGTCAACTATTCATAATGATAACTATCATAATTTTAATGCTCAAATTTATGGAGAAAAAGCTTTTTTATTGTTTTCTCCCGAACAATATGAAGCCCTTTATCCAGTTAAAATTAATGACGAACTCTGGTCAAGTCCGATCAATCCACAACAGCCAGAGCTAGAAAAATATCCTCAATTTGAGGAGGCAATCGCTTTAGAAGGAATTTTAAAAGAGGCTGAAATCCTTTTTTTACCTATGTTTTGGTGGCATCAATTCCGATCTATTACGACTTCAATTAACGTTAATATGTGGGTTGAATTAGATAAGATAGTTCCTATGTATGAAAAAAGTCGGTATTGTCCAAAAAATCAAAAAACTGTTTAAATATTTTATTTAAAATTTAAAATTTAAAATGATAAAACTTCCTCTAAAACAATACTGGCACTTATTAGCTCACTATCTGCGATCACAAAAAAATCGCGTTTATTGGCTTTCATTTGCATTACTCGGAAGTATTGGCTTACAAGTCGTCAATCCTCAAATTCTGCGCTATTTTATAGATACTGCCGTAGCCGGTGGTTCTTCTCAATCTTTATTAATAGCGGCTTTGCTGTTTTTAGGGATAGCTGTTATTATCCAAGTCTTGATGATTATTGCGACTTATTTCGGAGAAATGGTGGCTTGGACAGCAACTAATAATCTACGATTAGATTTAGTTCATCATTGTTTAAATCTGGATTTGTCTTTTCATAAAAGTCATACGCCAGGAGAATTACTCGAACGAATTGACGGAGATGTTAATACTCTTTCTCAATTTTTTTCTCAGTTTACTTTAATTATTTTGGGTAATGGATTGTTATTATTAGGAATTTTAGGGGTTCTATTTTATGAAAACTGGCGAGTCGGTATATCCATGACTTTATTTACTACATTCGCTCTTGGTGCTTTGTTACGGTTACATACTTTTGCTATTCCTTACTGGGGAACTTTAAGACAAGTTAGTGCGGAGTTTTTTGGCTTTATTGGCGAACATTTTTCAGGGTTTGAAGACATTAAAGCTAATGGAGCAACTGGCTATGTGATGCACCGGTTTCATAGTATTTTACAACGTTGGTTACCTTTATTTTATCGAGCGCGTCTTGCAAGTACTTATCTCTGGGCGGCAACCATTGGGCTTTTTTCTGTTGGGCAAGTCATCGCTTTAGCTATTAGTGCTTATCTTTGGTATCGTAATAATATTACGATCGGAACGGTTTTTGTTATTTTTTACTATGCGGATTTATTAAACCAACCAATTGAACGG from Gloeothece citriformis PCC 7424 harbors:
- a CDS encoding ABC transporter ATP-binding protein, translated to MIKLPLKQYWHLLAHYLRSQKNRVYWLSFALLGSIGLQVVNPQILRYFIDTAVAGGSSQSLLIAALLFLGIAVIIQVLMIIATYFGEMVAWTATNNLRLDLVHHCLNLDLSFHKSHTPGELLERIDGDVNTLSQFFSQFTLIILGNGLLLLGILGVLFYENWRVGISMTLFTTFALGALLRLHTFAIPYWGTLRQVSAEFFGFIGEHFSGFEDIKANGATGYVMHRFHSILQRWLPLFYRARLASTYLWAATIGLFSVGQVIALAISAYLWYRNNITIGTVFVIFYYADLLNQPIERIRIQLEDLQAAQASIYRVQNLLQVQPTINFTGKQHFSKTDFSVVFDGVYFSYESENEKKKSLDYALSNISFTLPSGEILGILGHTGSGKTTLARLLLRLYDPQKGCIRIGGIPINQVSLSELRHQVGLVTQDVQLFQTTVRNNLTFFDSSIEDTQILKILEMLGLSSWLYSLPNGLDTHLGADSSGLSAGQAQLLAFARIFLKQPNVIILDEASSRIDPATEIFIEQAISHLFEHRTGIIIAHRLATLQRADRILILDNGRILEYGKRQDLLNNPNSRFSQLLEMGVQNVLV
- a CDS encoding cupin-like domain-containing protein, with amino-acid sequence MKVKTIRRIENPSIEEFRQEFLKKNQPVIISGVANHWPAYQKWNPEFFKQNFGHILAPMRTSDNEIEWFFGGEKLKRSAISIAEYFDLVESVSLDKKRPPYLGNIAFNDPLAKPHLDRIRSDIQFPNYFPKYYQLDLRLWISALGQKSTIHNDNYHNFNAQIYGEKAFLLFSPEQYEALYPVKINDELWSSPINPQQPELEKYPQFEEAIALEGILKEAEILFLPMFWWHQFRSITTSINVNMWVELDKIVPMYEKSRYCPKNQKTV